From Ramlibacter tataouinensis, the proteins below share one genomic window:
- the mnmA gene encoding tRNA 2-thiouridine(34) synthase MnmA: MSRKPRVVIGLSGGVDSAVSAHLLKQQGYEVVAIFMKNWEDDDDDEYCSSRQDFLDAASVADVLGIEIEHVNFAAEYRDRVFAEFLREYQAGRTPNPDVLCNAEIKFKAFLDHAMRLGAEKIATGHYARVRCCPADPGEPDGPNQEPHATARGGRFELLKGLDETKDQSYFLHRLNQAQLSRTLFPVGELRKTEVRRIAHELGLPNAKKKDSTGICFIGERPFREFLNRYISKEPGPIKDERGRVIGEHQGLSFYTLGQRQGLGIGGIKAKGAQRGGGEHAPWFVARKDLERNVLWVVQGHDHPWLQSQALDAGEASWVAGDAPAAGAYASKTRYRQADAPCTLAPGANGAFHLHFPQAQWAVTPGQSAVLYDGEVCLGGGVISAQQAS, from the coding sequence ATGAGTCGCAAGCCCCGTGTCGTCATCGGCCTCAGCGGCGGGGTGGACTCCGCGGTGAGCGCGCACCTGCTCAAGCAGCAGGGCTATGAGGTCGTCGCCATCTTCATGAAGAACTGGGAAGACGATGACGACGACGAATACTGCTCGTCGCGCCAGGACTTCCTCGACGCCGCCAGCGTCGCCGATGTGCTCGGCATCGAGATCGAGCACGTCAATTTCGCCGCCGAATACCGCGACCGGGTGTTCGCCGAGTTCCTGCGCGAATACCAGGCGGGCCGCACGCCCAACCCGGACGTGCTGTGCAACGCCGAGATCAAGTTCAAGGCCTTCCTCGACCATGCGATGCGACTGGGCGCCGAGAAGATCGCGACCGGGCATTACGCCAGGGTTCGTTGCTGCCCAGCGGACCCTGGCGAGCCCGATGGACCGAACCAGGAGCCGCACGCGACCGCGCGCGGCGGCCGCTTCGAGCTGCTCAAGGGCCTGGACGAGACCAAGGACCAGAGCTACTTCCTGCATCGCCTGAACCAGGCGCAGCTGTCGCGCACGCTGTTCCCGGTCGGCGAGCTGCGCAAGACCGAGGTGCGGCGCATCGCCCACGAGCTGGGCTTGCCGAATGCGAAGAAGAAGGATTCGACCGGCATTTGCTTCATCGGCGAGCGGCCGTTCCGCGAGTTCCTCAACCGCTACATCAGCAAGGAGCCGGGCCCGATCAAGGACGAGCGCGGCCGCGTGATCGGCGAGCACCAGGGCCTGTCGTTCTACACGCTGGGGCAGCGCCAGGGCCTGGGCATCGGCGGCATCAAGGCCAAGGGCGCGCAGCGCGGCGGCGGCGAGCACGCGCCCTGGTTCGTCGCCCGCAAGGACCTCGAGCGCAACGTCCTCTGGGTGGTACAGGGCCACGACCATCCCTGGCTGCAGTCGCAGGCGCTCGATGCCGGTGAGGCCAGCTGGGTGGCCGGCGATGCCCCGGCCGCCGGCGCCTATGCGTCCAAGACGCGCTACCGCCAGGCGGACGCCCCCTGCACGCTGGCGCCCGGCGCGAACGGCGCGTTCCACCTGCATTTCCCGCAGGCGCAATGGGCGGTGACGCCCGGGCAGTCGGCTGTGCTGTACGACGGCGAGGTCTGCCTGGGCGGCGGCGTGATCAGCGCGCAGCAAGCCTCCTGA
- a CDS encoding DUF4339 domain-containing protein: protein MHRYHLSRNGKVLGIYPEDRMKEYFDEGRVGPNDLVWREGLDSWQPAWQVFGGEDPQAAAAPPPLPPEPERAPAIQAPAEGLPALQPAIPSAVQPDTAVPPPPRLHWALVLLLSFVTFGLFFVIWMFVQARWVRRIDPASDAIPLTLVYLALVIAGQWMGAGTAEDSASAATGALLVLAGWIVSFFAFFSMRRSMLDHYNRREPIGLRLSAFMTFVFNVFYFQHHMTRIARWKATGVLSP, encoded by the coding sequence ATGCACCGATATCACCTGAGCCGCAACGGCAAGGTCCTGGGCATCTACCCCGAGGACCGGATGAAGGAGTACTTTGACGAAGGCCGGGTCGGCCCGAACGACCTGGTGTGGCGCGAAGGCCTGGACAGCTGGCAACCGGCGTGGCAGGTGTTCGGCGGCGAGGACCCGCAGGCCGCCGCGGCGCCGCCGCCGCTGCCGCCGGAGCCAGAACGCGCCCCGGCCATTCAGGCGCCCGCCGAAGGGCTGCCTGCCCTCCAGCCTGCCATCCCCTCCGCGGTCCAACCCGATACGGCCGTGCCGCCGCCACCCAGACTGCACTGGGCCCTGGTGCTGCTGCTGTCCTTCGTCACCTTCGGCCTGTTCTTCGTCATCTGGATGTTCGTGCAGGCGCGCTGGGTGCGCCGCATCGACCCCGCGTCGGACGCCATTCCGTTGACGTTGGTGTATCTGGCGCTGGTCATCGCCGGCCAGTGGATGGGGGCCGGCACCGCCGAGGATTCCGCGTCGGCCGCCACCGGGGCCTTGCTGGTGCTGGCCGGCTGGATCGTGTCCTTCTTCGCGTTCTTCTCGATGCGGCGCTCCATGCTGGACCACTACAACCGCCGCGAGCCGATCGGCCTGCGCCTGTCGGCCTTCATGACCTTCGTCTTCAACGTGTTCTATTTCCAGCACCACATGACACGCATCGCGCGCTGGAAGGCGACCGGCGTGCTGTCGCCGTAG
- a CDS encoding MotA/TolQ/ExbB proton channel family protein produces the protein MRLLHDLLARAVVALFLLSGAWLAHAQQPPMAVAPASVAAAPASGALPPIQAPAAAVANPYGLQALWAQGDWVARITLLILAVMSLASWYVLISKLVAQSRMGGQARAANASFWKADTVRQGAEALQKGSPYRFIAESALEATRKHGGLIGQVDLNTWVAQSIERAIATVHSRTQEGLAVLATVGSTAPFVGLFGTVWGIYNALVKIGATGQASIDKVAGPVGEALIMTALGLAVAVPAVLGYNWLVRRNKVGMDMVRAFGSDLHTVLLAGAGK, from the coding sequence ATGCGACTTCTCCACGACCTGCTGGCACGCGCCGTCGTCGCCTTGTTCCTGCTGTCCGGCGCCTGGCTGGCCCACGCGCAGCAGCCGCCCATGGCGGTCGCGCCCGCCTCGGTGGCGGCCGCCCCGGCAAGCGGCGCGCTGCCGCCGATCCAGGCGCCCGCCGCCGCGGTGGCCAATCCCTACGGCCTGCAGGCGCTGTGGGCGCAGGGCGATTGGGTGGCGCGCATCACCTTGCTGATCCTGGCCGTGATGTCGCTGGCCAGCTGGTATGTCCTGATCAGCAAGCTGGTGGCGCAGTCGCGCATGGGCGGACAGGCGCGCGCCGCCAACGCCAGTTTCTGGAAGGCCGACACGGTGCGGCAGGGCGCCGAAGCCCTGCAAAAAGGCAGCCCCTATCGTTTCATCGCCGAATCGGCGCTGGAGGCCACCCGCAAGCACGGCGGGCTGATCGGGCAGGTGGACCTCAACACCTGGGTGGCGCAAAGCATCGAGCGCGCGATTGCCACGGTGCACAGCCGCACCCAGGAAGGCCTCGCGGTACTGGCCACGGTGGGCTCGACCGCGCCGTTCGTGGGCCTGTTCGGCACCGTCTGGGGCATCTACAACGCGCTGGTCAAGATCGGGGCGACTGGCCAGGCCTCGATCGACAAGGTCGCCGGCCCGGTGGGCGAGGCGCTGATCATGACCGCGCTGGGGCTGGCGGTGGCCGTGCCGGCGGTGCTGGGCTACAACTGGCTGGTACGCCGCAACAAGGTCGGCATGGACATGGTGCGCGCCTTCGGCTCCGACCTGCACACGGTGCTGCTGGCGGGCGCCGGCAAGTAA
- a CDS encoding ExbD/TolR family protein: MGIRFPHQAPESEDALMAGINTTPLVDVMLVLLIIFLITIPVVNSSIAVALPHEPIQAVQQQPGNIIVTVDARGAVYWFDAPLADPAALQERLGRVAQQQPQPELHIRADARADYEAIGQVVYAAQQAGMARIGFLTEPGR, translated from the coding sequence GTGGGCATTCGATTCCCGCACCAGGCCCCGGAGAGTGAAGACGCGCTGATGGCGGGCATCAACACCACGCCGCTGGTGGACGTGATGCTGGTGCTGCTCATCATCTTCCTGATCACCATCCCGGTGGTGAACAGCTCGATCGCGGTGGCCTTGCCGCACGAGCCGATCCAGGCCGTGCAGCAGCAACCGGGCAACATCATCGTCACCGTCGATGCGCGCGGCGCGGTCTACTGGTTCGACGCGCCGCTGGCCGATCCGGCGGCGCTGCAGGAGCGCCTTGGGCGCGTGGCGCAGCAGCAGCCGCAGCCGGAACTGCACATCCGTGCCGACGCGCGCGCCGACTACGAGGCCATCGGCCAGGTGGTGTACGCCGCCCAGCAGGCGGGCATGGCGCGCATTGGCTTCCTGACGGAGCCCGGCCGATGA
- a CDS encoding NUDIX hydrolase, producing the protein MPSQWKPSVTVAAVIEQDGRFLLVEEETKLGLRLNNPAGHLEPGETPAQGCAREALEETAHEFEPTALLGVYLARSRKRSTGEDQTYLRLAFCGKLGAHHPQRPLDEGIVRTVWMTLAEVRESAARHRSPLVLRCIEDYLAGKRYPLDAVHADPSVLSGR; encoded by the coding sequence ATGCCTTCGCAGTGGAAACCCAGCGTCACCGTCGCCGCCGTCATCGAGCAGGACGGCCGCTTCCTGCTGGTCGAGGAGGAAACCAAGCTCGGCCTCAGGCTCAACAACCCGGCGGGGCACCTGGAGCCGGGCGAGACCCCGGCGCAGGGCTGCGCCCGCGAGGCGCTGGAGGAAACGGCGCACGAGTTCGAGCCCACCGCCCTGCTCGGCGTCTACCTGGCGCGCTCGCGCAAGCGATCGACCGGCGAGGACCAGACCTACCTGCGGCTGGCCTTCTGCGGCAAGCTCGGCGCGCACCATCCGCAGCGTCCCCTCGACGAGGGCATCGTGCGAACGGTGTGGATGACCCTCGCCGAGGTGCGCGAGAGCGCGGCGCGCCATCGCAGCCCGCTGGTGCTCCGCTGCATCGAGGACTACCTGGCCGGCAAGCGCTATCCGCTGGACGCGGTGCATGCCGACCCCAGCGTCTTGAGCGGCCGCTGA
- a CDS encoding ExbD/TolR family protein, with the protein MIPIDDPDTDADVMAEINTTPLVDVLLVLLVMLVISIPVQLHAVNLEMPSTQAPPPPVEPRIVRLDVTPGGAFLWDGQALGSREELEARLREAAALPDQPEIHLRPDRRAKYESVAAALAAAQRLGLAKIGLVGAEQFSR; encoded by the coding sequence ATGATCCCGATCGACGACCCGGACACCGACGCCGACGTGATGGCCGAGATCAACACCACGCCGCTGGTGGACGTGCTGCTGGTGCTGCTGGTGATGCTGGTCATCTCCATTCCGGTCCAGCTCCATGCGGTCAACCTCGAGATGCCCAGCACGCAAGCGCCCCCGCCGCCGGTGGAGCCGCGCATCGTGCGGCTGGACGTCACGCCGGGAGGCGCCTTCCTGTGGGACGGCCAGGCCTTGGGCAGCCGCGAGGAACTGGAAGCCCGCCTGCGCGAAGCCGCCGCGCTGCCCGATCAGCCCGAAATCCACCTGCGGCCCGACCGGCGCGCCAAGTACGAGAGCGTGGCCGCGGCGCTGGCGGCGGCGCAGCGGCTGGGGCTGGCCAAGATCGGCCTGGTGGGCGCGGAGCAGTTCTCCCGTTAG